In Staphylococcus saccharolyticus, one genomic interval encodes:
- a CDS encoding nitrate/nitrite transporter, with product MNMKKGISQLTLQTLSLVAGFMAWSIISPLMPFITQDVKISAGQISVILAIPVILGSVLRVPFGYLTNIVGAKWVFFWSFIVLLFPIFLLWQAQTPGMLMLSGFFLGVGGAIFSVGVTSVPKYFSKDKVGLANGIYGVGNIGTAISSFCAPVLAGAIGWQNTVRSYLIILSVFAILMFFLGDKNEPKVKIPLMDQVKDLSKNYKLYYLSLWYFITFGAFVAFGIFLPNFLVDHFGINKVDAGIRSGVFIALATFLRPLGGVIGDKFYAVHALIIDFAVMIVGALILSMSSQIVLFTVGCLAISVCAGIGNGLIFKLVPSYFAKEAGSANGIVSMMGGVGGFFPPLVITFVTGLTGSSHLAFLLLAIFGIIALMTMLHLNKKEKAIDIESN from the coding sequence ATGAACATGAAAAAGGGAATTTCTCAACTCACTTTGCAAACTTTGAGTTTAGTTGCAGGATTTATGGCTTGGAGCATCATCTCTCCTTTAATGCCGTTTATAACACAAGATGTAAAAATCTCTGCAGGACAAATTTCAGTAATATTGGCAATACCAGTTATTTTAGGTTCTGTTCTACGTGTACCATTTGGTTATTTAACTAATATTGTTGGTGCCAAATGGGTATTTTTCTGGAGTTTTATTGTTTTATTATTTCCTATTTTCCTTTTATGGCAAGCACAAACTCCTGGAATGTTAATGTTATCAGGTTTCTTTTTAGGAGTTGGTGGAGCAATATTTTCTGTTGGTGTTACTTCAGTACCTAAATATTTTTCAAAAGATAAAGTAGGTTTAGCTAATGGTATTTATGGTGTAGGAAATATTGGAACAGCGATTTCATCATTTTGTGCCCCAGTTTTAGCAGGTGCTATTGGTTGGCAAAATACAGTTCGTAGTTATTTAATTATTTTGAGCGTTTTTGCTATTTTAATGTTCTTTTTAGGGGATAAAAATGAGCCGAAAGTTAAAATACCTTTAATGGATCAGGTTAAGGATTTATCTAAAAACTATAAATTATACTATTTAAGCTTATGGTATTTTATTACATTTGGAGCATTTGTTGCTTTTGGAATCTTCCTACCTAATTTCTTAGTTGATCATTTTGGTATTAATAAGGTTGATGCAGGTATTCGTTCAGGCGTCTTTATTGCATTGGCAACATTCTTGAGACCTTTAGGTGGAGTGATTGGTGATAAATTTTATGCAGTTCATGCACTTATTATTGACTTTGCAGTGATGATTGTTGGTGCACTTATCTTAAGTATGTCTAGTCAAATTGTACTATTCACTGTGGGATGTTTAGCTATTAGTGTATGTGCAGGTATTGGTAATGGCTTAATATTTAAATTGGTACCTTCTTACTTCGCTAAAGAAGCAGGCTCTGCAAACGGTATTGTTTCCATGATGGGGGGTGTAGGAGGCTTCTTTCCACCGTTAGTGATTACTTTTGTCACAGGGCTTACTGGCTCAAGTCACTTAGCTTTTCTATTACTTGCAATCTTCGGAATTATTGCACTTATGACAATGCTACATTTAAATAAAAAAGAAAAAGCTATAGATATTGAATCTAACTAA
- a CDS encoding DUF4889 domain-containing protein — MKNKKALGFGLIAIMLIVCVILVIMMMVGGKKDTYYGIIKDSTTIDKMINAKDEKIEKNVKLPSDANVSVKSEDFIMIFKDEKSGEITKVKKVDHDDVPHGLMSKIHDVGNMKHSM, encoded by the coding sequence ATGAAAAATAAAAAAGCTTTAGGTTTTGGTCTTATCGCGATAATGCTAATTGTATGCGTCATCCTAGTTATTATGATGATGGTTGGAGGTAAGAAGGATACTTATTATGGTATTATAAAAGATAGTACAACTATAGATAAAATGATTAATGCTAAAGATGAAAAGATCGAAAAAAATGTTAAATTACCTTCAGATGCAAATGTATCAGTTAAAAGTGAAGATTTCATAATGATTTTTAAAGATGAAAAATCAGGTGAAATCACTAAAGTTAAAAAAGTTGATCACGATGACGTACCTCATGGTTTAATGTCAAAAATCCATGATGTAGGTAACATGAAACACAGTATGTAA
- a CDS encoding pyridoxamine 5'-phosphate oxidase family protein, with translation MDKQQVTQAIEKVLNTSKVGVLSTVHNNKPNSRYMVFYHNDLNLYTKTNINSVKVDEIENNHSAYILLGYNETTNNSFVEIDATIDVVKDQKVIDWLWGTQDKTFFDSKNDPELCVLKVVPKSIKLMNNDELDIPATIEF, from the coding sequence TGACTCAAGCTATAGAAAAAGTATTAAATACTTCAAAAGTTGGTGTTTTATCAACAGTTCATAATAACAAGCCAAATAGTAGATATATGGTTTTCTATCATAATGATTTAAATTTATATACTAAAACTAATATTAATTCAGTAAAAGTTGATGAAATTGAAAACAACCATAGTGCATATATCTTACTTGGTTATAATGAAACTACGAATAATAGTTTTGTAGAAATTGATGCTACAATTGATGTTGTCAAAGATCAAAAAGTAATTGATTGGTTATGGGGAACTCAAGATAAAACATTCTTTGATTCTAAGAATGATCCAGAACTTTGTGTTTTAAAAGTTGTTCCTAAATCTATTAAATTAATGAACAATGATGAATTAGATATTCCAGCAACAATTGAATTTTAG
- a CDS encoding cation:dicarboxylate symporter family transporter yields MALFKRKINLPTQVIIALVLGVIVGLLLYGQNNVANYIKPFGDIFLNLIKMIIIPIVFCALALSISNLGDSKKVGSYGWKAILYFEIITTIAIGLGLIIGNLFKPGSGLDPHKLPKGDISKYQSSANSVDHASTYGNHLIDTIVNIVPTNLFESLAKGELLPIIFFAVFFGLGLAAIGEKAEPVKGFLNGTLEAVFWMINKILKLAPIGVFAFICTTVMTFGASALIPLLKLLLVVVFAMIFFVIVVLGIVAKMVGISIFSIIKILKSELLLAFSTSSSEAVLPVIMKKMEHFGSPKDVTSFVIPIGYSFNLDGSALYQSIAALFVAQMYNIHLSLTEQIVLMATLMIASKGMAGVPGVSIVVLLTTLSSMHLPAQGLALIIGIDRLLDMVRTCVNVIGNALSTVVIAKWENVYDREKGQEYLNSI; encoded by the coding sequence ATGGCTCTGTTTAAGAGAAAAATAAATTTGCCAACGCAAGTTATTATTGCTTTGGTACTGGGCGTCATCGTCGGACTATTACTATATGGTCAGAATAATGTTGCAAATTACATTAAGCCATTTGGTGATATTTTCTTAAATTTAATTAAAATGATTATTATACCGATTGTGTTCTGTGCACTTGCCTTATCTATTTCGAATTTAGGGGATTCGAAAAAAGTAGGAAGTTATGGGTGGAAGGCAATCCTTTATTTTGAAATTATAACGACCATCGCTATTGGTTTAGGACTCATTATTGGTAATCTATTTAAACCTGGTTCTGGATTAGATCCTCACAAGTTACCTAAGGGTGATATATCTAAATATCAATCATCAGCAAATTCAGTAGATCATGCTTCTACATATGGTAACCACTTGATAGATACGATAGTCAATATCGTGCCAACCAATTTATTCGAATCCTTGGCTAAAGGTGAATTATTACCAATTATCTTTTTTGCCGTGTTTTTTGGTTTGGGTTTAGCTGCTATAGGAGAGAAAGCTGAGCCAGTAAAGGGATTCTTAAATGGTACTTTAGAAGCAGTTTTTTGGATGATTAATAAAATTTTAAAATTAGCTCCAATTGGAGTTTTCGCATTTATATGTACAACTGTTATGACATTTGGTGCGTCAGCATTAATTCCATTATTAAAGTTGTTACTTGTCGTTGTTTTTGCAATGATTTTCTTTGTAATTGTTGTTTTAGGAATTGTTGCAAAAATGGTAGGTATAAGTATCTTTTCAATAATAAAGATTCTTAAAAGTGAATTACTTCTTGCTTTTTCAACATCAAGTTCAGAAGCAGTATTACCAGTTATTATGAAAAAAATGGAACATTTTGGTTCACCAAAAGACGTCACGTCATTTGTGATACCAATCGGTTATTCATTTAACTTAGACGGCTCTGCGCTATACCAATCTATCGCAGCTTTGTTCGTTGCTCAAATGTATAACATTCATTTATCATTAACTGAACAAATTGTTTTAATGGCTACTTTAATGATAGCTTCTAAAGGAATGGCTGGGGTCCCTGGTGTTTCAATTGTTGTTTTACTTACAACTTTAAGTTCGATGCATCTGCCAGCACAAGGTTTAGCTTTAATTATCGGCATTGACCGTTTATTAGATATGGTTCGTACATGCGTAAACGTTATAGGTAACGCATTATCTACTGTTGTTATTGCGAAATGGGAAAATGTTTACGATAGAGAAAAAGGACAAGAATACTTAAATTCAATATAA
- a CDS encoding DUF3139 domain-containing protein has translation MSRKQIIFRVIIILIISLTLAIVFFFGLKTYQGHKNVELIDSYINEHHLKDKIKKEETLYSSKKGLYYKEIVYKDEPNITYVVQPISTTKGIFSEGFDSETKKSIKKAKHSDFDKNYKPSK, from the coding sequence ATGAGTAGAAAACAGATAATTTTTAGAGTTATAATTATACTAATCATATCTCTTACACTAGCAATTGTATTTTTCTTTGGTCTCAAAACTTATCAAGGACACAAAAATGTTGAACTTATAGACAGTTATATTAATGAACATCATCTTAAAGATAAAATAAAAAAAGAAGAGACACTATATAGTTCAAAAAAAGGCCTTTATTACAAAGAAATAGTTTATAAAGATGAACCGAACATCACTTATGTAGTTCAACCTATAAGTACTACTAAAGGTATCTTCTCAGAAGGATTTGACAGTGAAACTAAGAAAAGTATAAAAAAAGCTAAACATAGTGATTTTGATAAAAATTATAAACCTTCAAAATAA
- a CDS encoding MarR family winged helix-turn-helix transcriptional regulator has protein sequence MYVENSYLSNQLCFLFYVSSKEIIKKYTNHLKEYGLTYTGYIVLMAIEDDEKLNIKKLGERVFLDSGTLTPLLKKLEKKNYVVRSREEKDERNLQISLTEHGQDIKKILADISTKVYSEFNINQEEIKELIENLQNFVSCNFDKITEK, from the coding sequence ATGTATGTAGAGAATAGTTATTTAAGTAATCAATTATGTTTTTTATTTTATGTTTCATCGAAAGAAATCATCAAGAAGTACACAAATCATCTGAAAGAGTATGGACTTACATACACGGGTTATATTGTACTAATGGCGATCGAAGATGATGAGAAACTTAATATTAAAAAACTTGGTGAACGTGTCTTTTTAGATTCGGGAACCCTCACACCGTTACTGAAAAAATTAGAAAAGAAAAATTATGTTGTTCGAAGTCGTGAAGAAAAAGATGAACGAAACCTTCAAATTTCATTAACTGAACATGGGCAAGATATTAAAAAAATATTAGCTGACATTTCCACGAAAGTCTATAGTGAGTTTAATATTAATCAAGAAGAAATTAAAGAATTAATTGAAAACTTACAAAATTTCGTTTCTTGCAATTTTGATAAAATAACAGAAAAGTGA
- a CDS encoding nitroreductase family protein yields the protein MIQFNDFNEILNGRKSVKVFDSKYKIPHKEMDEMITKATKAPSSVNMQPWRIAVIESDEAKEKTKEAFGFNVKQLTTSSAMMIIFGDLRNYEKAEQIYNDAVEQNHMTEDIKTQLLDWILPYYKGLSKEGMKDIVNIDSSLMAMQFMLIAKAYGYDTNPIGGFDKENIAEIIGYDSERYIPVLAIAIGKKAQEAHDSVRLPVHEIREYL from the coding sequence ATGATTCAATTTAATGACTTTAACGAAATATTAAACGGTAGAAAGTCAGTAAAGGTTTTCGATAGTAAATATAAAATTCCTCATAAGGAAATGGATGAAATGATAACCAAAGCTACAAAAGCCCCTTCATCGGTAAATATGCAACCTTGGAGAATAGCTGTTATAGAGAGTGATGAGGCTAAAGAAAAAACTAAAGAAGCTTTTGGCTTTAATGTAAAACAACTCACTACATCTTCAGCAATGATGATTATATTTGGAGATTTGCGTAATTATGAAAAAGCTGAACAAATTTATAATGATGCTGTAGAACAAAATCATATGACTGAAGATATTAAGACACAATTATTAGACTGGATTCTCCCATATTACAAGGGTCTTTCTAAAGAGGGAATGAAAGATATAGTAAATATCGATAGTAGTTTAATGGCAATGCAATTCATGCTTATTGCTAAAGCTTATGGATATGATACAAATCCAATTGGTGGTTTCGATAAAGAAAATATTGCTGAAATAATTGGCTATGATTCTGAAAGATATATACCTGTTTTGGCTATAGCCATTGGAAAAAAAGCTCAAGAAGCACATGATTCAGTTCGATTACCAGTACATGAAATCAGAGAATATCTATAA